The genomic region GCCGTCGGCGATCTCCCGGGGCGCGGCCGCGAACCCGATGCGCCAGCCCGTCATCGCGTAGGTCTTGGACATCGAGTTCAGCAGTATGATGCGGTCGCGCGCGGCGGGCCAGGCGCCCGGCACACAGATGTGATGGGCGCCGTCGTAGACCATGCTCTCGTAGATCTCGTCGCTCAACAGGTAGAAGCCGTGCCGCTCCGAGAGGCGCACCACGCCCTCGAGCGTCTCCCGATCGTAAATCGCGCCGGTCGGATTGTGCGGGGACGTCAGGATGATCGCGCGGGTGCGGGGCGAGACGAGCGCCGCGACGCGGTCGGGAAGCGGCTGCCAGCCCGAGGCGGCGTCGGTCGGCACGAACACCGGCCGGGCCCCCACCAGCCGCACCTGCTCCGCGTAGGAGACCCACGCCGGGATCGGGATCAGCACCTCGTCGCCCGGCTCGCAGATCGCCTGCAGCGCGAAGTAGAGCGCGGGCTTGCCGCCGGCCGTGATCACGACCTCGTCGGCCGCGTAGGTCGCGCCGTAGGTCTCCTTGAGGTGCGCCGCCACCGCGCTGCGCAGTTCGGGAATGCCCGCGGGTCCGGTGTACTTCGTGAAGCCCTCACGGATCGCCGCGATCGCGGCGTGCTTGACCGAGTCCGGCGTGTCGAAGTCCGGCTCGCCCGCGGCGAAGCTGAGAACGTCCACGCCCTGGCGGCGGAGCCGGCGGGCCCGGTCGTCCATCGCGATGGTCATGGACGGGGTGATGGCGCGCACTGCCTCGGAAAGGTGCATCGAGTGCCCTCCCTGCAGCCTGCTGATCTATCGCTATTCTCCGCGGGTGCGACCGCTCCCTCACCTCGTCAGGCGGCCGCCCGAAGGTCGGCGGCCCGGCGCCGGAACGGCAGCCGCCCCGCCCCGGCCCGCACCAGCCCGACGAGGCCCGGCGGATAGATCCGCATCACCGCCAGCACGACGAGCGCGAAGATCACCATGCGGATCTGCCCGTACGCGCGCAGCGCTTCGGAGACCACCTCGACCGTCACCGCCCCGACGACCGGCCCCGCGATCGTCCGCTGGCCGCCGAGAATCACCATGATGATGATCAGCGCCATCTCGTCGAACTTCATCGCGACGGGGCTGAGCAGTCCGATGTAATGGCCGTAGAGTGCGCCGGCCGCGCCCGAGGCGCTGCTGGCGACGGCGAATGCGAAGCGCTTCCAGCGCACGGTGTTGACCCCCG from bacterium harbors:
- a CDS encoding pyridoxal phosphate-dependent aminotransferase, translating into MHLSEAVRAITPSMTIAMDDRARRLRRQGVDVLSFAAGEPDFDTPDSVKHAAIAAIREGFTKYTGPAGIPELRSAVAAHLKETYGATYAADEVVITAGGKPALYFALQAICEPGDEVLIPIPAWVSYAEQVRLVGARPVFVPTDAASGWQPLPDRVAALVSPRTRAIILTSPHNPTGAIYDRETLEGVVRLSERHGFYLLSDEIYESMVYDGAHHICVPGAWPAARDRIILLNSMSKTYAMTGWRIGFAAAPREIADGIIALQGHLAGNPSSISQKAALHALVAHVNLEEMVAEYDRRRRYVVGRLNEIAGVRCGMPRGAFYAFPDVQELLGRAGAPATSLALSERLLDEAHVAVVPGEAFEAPGFLRLSYATSMDRIKAGLDRIAKALSPYAARV